DNA sequence from the Coffea eugenioides isolate CCC68of chromosome 9, Ceug_1.0, whole genome shotgun sequence genome:
GCGATGTAGTAAGAGACAGATTTGCAAAGAGAACTATGTTAACAGAATTCTTTTACATGAATTCTACTGATTCTCTAGCTCAGAACCTCAAATGCACTTACAAAGAGTTTCCTGAACATTTTGTCTGGTATCCAGGAAGGAGAAGATGGGAGCCAAGAAAACAGAAAGATTCTATAGGCAGGATAGTGATAGCAAGTCCAATGGAAGGAGAACGATACTTCCTCAGATTGCTTCTTACACATGTCAACAATCcaacttcatttgatgatttgAGAACAATAAATGGAGCATATGTACATACTTTTCGCGAGACATCAATTCTAAGAGGTTACTTTGAGTCTGATAAGTCACAAGAACAATGTCTCAAAGAAGCAAGTTTGTATCAGATGCCATATAATTTAAGTAGATTATTTGCGACTCTGCTTGTtcattttcctcattcaaatcCAAGGTATCTTTGGGAGCAATTTGAGAAGCCATTATCCGAAGATATCAGCAGAATTTCACAAATATCAGTTGGTCAGATTCGTTTGCAGGTATTATGCCAAATAAATGAGTTTCTGCAATCAATGGAAAAAGACATTAATCAATATGCTTTAGTTCCAAATACCATGTATTTTGATAGCTTGAACAAAAATACTAGTGATACAATAGCTGAAACAAGAATCTCTGTACCAGAGCATGACCTATTAGCAATTAAACAACTAAATACTGATCAGAAAAAAGCTTTTGACATTATCATGAATGCAGTTTTTGTTCACAAGAAAGGAACCTTCTTCATTGATGGACCAGGTGGAATAGGAAAAACATTCTTGTATCGAGCACTACTAGCAGAGATCAGGTCAAAAGGATACATAGCTCTTGCTACAACATCCTGTGGAGTTGCGGCTTCGATTCTGCCAGGTGGAAGGACAGCTCACTCAAGATTCAAGATACCAATTGGTGGAACAGCAGATAAGCAATGTAGAGTTAGTAAATAAAGCTCATTAGCAAAACTCCTTCAATCTACAATTCTGATCATCTGGGATGAAGCTCCAATGGCGCATAAAGCCTCAATTGAAAGTGTCGACAAACTTCTGAGGGACATAATGGACTCAAACGATCTGTTTGGATCAAAGGTCATTGTTTTTGGAGGTGATTTTCGCCAAGTCTTGCCAGTGGTAACAAAGGGATCAAAATCTAAATTTATTGATGCAAGCATAGTCAATTCATATATATGGCCAGAGCTACATAAGTTACATCTGATTGAAAACATGAGAGCAAGGCATGATCCAGAATTTACTCAATATCTACTTCGCATTGGAAATGGAACAGTGCCAGTTATCTTCAAGAATTCTATCCAGATACCTCCATCAATGCTGATAAGATATACAAATGAGGAAGATTCAGTGACTGCACTGATCAGGACGGTGTTTCCAGATTTAAAAGCTTTTTCCGAGGGAAATTTATCTGCAGTTAACTGTGCTATACTGACAACAAAAAATGACTTTGTCAACAAGATTAATGAGAGACTCATTGTACACTTAGAAGGACAACTGCAAGAATATATCAGTCGAGACAAGTGTATAGACAACTCTGACCAGACAATCACGGAGGACTTGCTAAACAGTTTAACTCCAAATGGTTTCCCACCTCATAAGCGACTTCTCAAACCATATTGCCCTATCATGTTGCTCAGAAATACTGATGCACCTCAGGGATTATGCAATGGCACTAGACTTATATGCAAATCGTTGAGCTCCAACATCATACATGCGGTCATAACATGTGGTGAATTTGCTGGAAAAGAGGTCTTCATCCACAGAATTTGTTTCAGAGCAGAGAACAATTCAGACTCACCAGTATCATTTGAACGCATTCAATTTCCTATTCGACCCTGTTTTACTAGGACAATTAACAAAGCTCAGGGGCAAACGCTTGATTTTGTTGGCATATATTTGTGTGAACCAGTTTTTTCACATGGACAACTATATGTAGCATTGTTAAGAGCTAACAACAGTAGCTCTATCAAAATTCTTATCAAACCATCCATATTTGATGACCAACAAGACTCGATTACTGAAAATATAGTATATAGAGAAGTACAACATCTAGCTTATCAGTAACTGCTCTAAGCATGTGCATATCACTTATTTATCTATGTTCATAGTTGTATATCTCTTATAGTCTTCATTTAGTACTTATGTATTCTTATTACGAGTCATAGGACGAAAAAAACATCATTCCATTCACTGAGATAATCCCTGGACTGCAAAACTGGACAACTGTGGTTCAGGTTCTGGACAAGCAAAAGGCATTACTCTTGAAAGCATGGAACCGATATCAGAAGCTGATATTAATTGATGAGCAGGTAATCCAAATTCTGAACTCCACTCTATATGTTTTGTTACCCAACCTTTATACTCAGATGATACAACTATAATTGTTATCAGGGTATAACAGTTGAAGCGATGATTTATAAATCAGACATCGACTTCttcagaaaccattttcaacTGTACAAACGATACATTCTCTGCAATGCTGGAGTTGAGTACACACCATCAGAATATCGCACTCATCTAAATCAGTGTACATGGTATATAGACAATTCTACTGTTGTTCAAGCAATAGATAAAGTTCAACCACCTCAGATTCCAGCTGTGTTTAGATTCTCGCCCTTTAGAAGATTCCACCAGCACATAGATGATAATACAGATATAGGTAAATCAGAAATACATCTGCTGAACTCCTAAtacatataattttaaaaaaaattataacttAGCACATTCCAAAATCAGATGTCTTAGGCATTGTCGCTGAAGTTCATCCTCGAATACAGAGAGCTACTACTGCTACCAGAGAAGTGGTGATTATAGATAAAAGGTATGTAAAACCATCCATTTATTCTATATGAACTCTAAACCATTATAGATTGATCAAAATATTCTCTTCTAACAAACTTTTACTTATGAATAAAACACAATGCAGCATGATGCCAGTAATTCTAACTCTTTGGGGTGAGCATGAGACAGATGAAGGCCAAGCAATTGCAAATGTCATTGACAGAATGCCACTAATTATTGCACTTTGAATTAAAGTATCATATCACAGTGAGTAGATCACAAATTTCCCATCCTCCACATATTTTCTCACTTAATATGTATTCAAAATACTATGTACCTTACGACACATAAGCATTGCAACACTGAACCTTTCAACAAAATTTGGAACAAGCATTCTCCTTAATCCTCCAATACAACAAGCTGCTGATCTCAAACAGTGGTACTAATCCTTCTCATAAGTAATCATGTCAGAATATTTTCTATCGAATATATTGTAAGGCTTACAAATAaaacttttatcttcacttacAAGGGCTACTGAGACTGAAGCAGACATCAAGAAACTGATAACAGAAAAAGCATACCACAACCGAGCTAAGCTTTTGCCACAACCAAGAGATGATGAGCTGACCACTATTCAAGACTTTCTTGCATTTCCTACGGTAAATTTTACTTCTGATCCTTTATTACCAACAACATTTCACATATATACTTTCTTTTTTATCCTGTAGAAAATATACTTTCTTTTTTATCGTGTACAAAATTCCTGCCTTTATGATTTACTTGCTTGTTCTTGACCTCTTGTACCTCTAAGTTGCCCAATAACTCTTATTTTATTCCCTTTTTATTTCAGCATTTTCATCTTCTTGTTAAACATGTTCAATATTCAAATCTACATTTGAATTTAGTTATCAATGTAACTTAAACAATACTGACTACAATACTGAAAAAAGCCTACTGGTTGCTTGGTACTCCAAGATTACTAGACAAGAGCCAATGATTATGGTATAATACTTGTCCACAATGCAATAAATCATTCAGAGGAAAGCCTGTGTGGAAAATTGTTTGCATTTCATGCAACAAACAAGTCAATATTGCTCCAAGATGCCGATTAACTATAGAACTTGCTGATTATTCTGGAGTTTTGACGCTTGATCTTTATGACAACGATGCTCTTCAGTTACTTCCCTTTACCCTATCAGAGATGCAGGACTTAGAAAACAACGTAACAAATCCA
Encoded proteins:
- the LOC113782642 gene encoding uncharacterized protein LOC113782642; amino-acid sequence: MLTEFFYMNSTDSLAQNLKCTYKEFPEHFVWYPGRRRWEPRKQKDSIGRIVIASPMEGERYFLRLLLTHVNNPTSFDDLRTINGAYVHTFRETSILRGYFESDKSQEQCLKEASLYQMPYNLSRLFATLLVHFPHSNPRYLWEQFEKPLSEDISRISQISVGQIRLQVLCQINEFLQSMEKDINQYALVPNTMYFDSLNKNTSDTIAETRISVPEHDLLAIKQLNTDQKKAFDIIMNAVFVHKKGTFFIDGPGGIGKTFLYRALLAEIRSKGYIALATTSCGVAASILPGGRTAHSRFKIPIGGTADKQCRVSK